The following proteins come from a genomic window of Acidobacteriota bacterium:
- a CDS encoding MarR family transcriptional regulator has product MTKSAEIDAARLWLVLAKAHRAMKALAEQSIVGTGLGFSDFMVLEALLHKGPLTITEIQSKVLLASGSMTAAIDRLEKNGLVTRNFKSSDRRARVIELTAEGKRLIQASFNQHLRDLESATTPLKEEERRQLYLSIKKLGLHAEEVREKSGKEKVG; this is encoded by the coding sequence ATGACAAAGAGCGCAGAGATCGACGCGGCGAGGCTTTGGCTGGTCCTCGCTAAGGCTCATCGCGCGATGAAGGCATTGGCTGAGCAGAGCATCGTTGGCACCGGACTCGGATTTTCTGACTTCATGGTGCTCGAAGCTCTGCTCCATAAAGGACCTTTGACGATCACCGAGATTCAGAGCAAGGTATTGCTCGCCAGCGGCTCCATGACCGCCGCCATCGATCGACTCGAGAAGAACGGTTTGGTTACTCGCAACTTCAAGTCGTCCGACAGACGCGCACGGGTGATTGAGTTAACAGCGGAAGGCAAGCGCTTGATCCAGGCGAGTTTCAACCAGCACCTCAGGGATCTTGAGTCGGCGACCACGCCCCTAAAGGAAGAAGAACGTCGGCAACTTTATCTATCGATTAAGAAGTTAGGCCTGCACGCGGAAGAGGTAAGAGAGAAGAGCGGAAAAGAGAAAGTTGGTTGA